In the Kiritimatiellales bacterium genome, one interval contains:
- a CDS encoding biopolymer transporter ExbD, producing MNLQKNIGEDKIDMQITPLIDVVFLLLIYFMVTSALVKKEADISFMLPARVDQPESIEMPIEVLIEIAPEGDVYVEGMKFSRDDRALNTLATRLVELKQAAETSGSELIVNILPADQVLHKRIIDVMNACAAAQVKNTSFTMSM from the coding sequence ATGAACCTGCAGAAAAACATCGGGGAAGATAAAATTGATATGCAAATCACACCGTTAATCGACGTTGTGTTTCTGCTGCTCATTTATTTCATGGTGACATCGGCGCTGGTCAAAAAAGAAGCGGATATCTCATTTATGCTGCCGGCACGCGTCGATCAGCCCGAATCTATTGAAATGCCGATCGAAGTGCTGATTGAAATTGCACCGGAAGGTGATGTTTATGTTGAAGGCATGAAGTTTTCGCGCGACGATCGCGCTCTGAATACACTGGCAACGCGTCTCGTTGAGCTCAAGCAGGCCGCTGAAACGTCCGGCAGTGAGCTCATCGTTAATATTCTGCCTGCCGATCAGGTTTTGCATAAACGTATCATTGACGTCATGAACGCCTGCGCCGCTGCTCAGGTGAAAAACACGTCGTTTACTATGAGCATGTAA
- the proC gene encoding pyrroline-5-carboxylate reductase, whose translation MNSKIVFIGAGNMAEAIVSGIIAGQCCAPENIVMTDVIPERLAALAEKYGVEVSITNQAAENAGTVLLAVKPQVLPEILHELKPVLKKETLVISITAGITTRKIETLLGENRRVVRVMPNTPALIKRGASAIAGGVNAGESDLEMVEKIFSSVGFTVRVDEKELDAVTALSGSGPAYVFYLLEAMLAAAGRMGLDKEVARALALQTVTGSAELMQTSGEDADTLRANVTSKGGTTAAAINVLETQGVKEAIIEALLAAQKRSAELSAS comes from the coding sequence ATGAATTCGAAAATTGTTTTTATCGGCGCCGGAAACATGGCAGAGGCCATTGTTAGCGGAATAATTGCCGGACAATGTTGTGCACCGGAAAACATTGTGATGACGGATGTGATTCCGGAACGGCTCGCGGCGCTGGCGGAAAAATACGGCGTTGAAGTTTCTATCACAAATCAGGCGGCAGAAAATGCCGGAACTGTTCTGCTCGCCGTAAAGCCGCAGGTTTTACCGGAAATTCTGCATGAACTGAAACCGGTACTAAAAAAAGAGACGCTGGTCATCAGCATCACTGCCGGAATTACGACCCGGAAAATTGAAACATTACTCGGGGAAAACCGGCGCGTAGTGCGCGTTATGCCCAATACACCGGCGCTCATTAAGCGGGGTGCATCCGCTATTGCCGGCGGTGTAAACGCCGGTGAATCCGATTTGGAAATGGTTGAAAAAATATTCAGCAGCGTTGGATTTACAGTGCGCGTCGACGAAAAAGAGCTGGACGCTGTGACTGCATTGAGCGGTTCCGGTCCGGCGTATGTTTTTTATCTTCTCGAAGCGATGCTTGCCGCCGCCGGCAGAATGGGACTCGATAAAGAAGTCGCGCGCGCGCTTGCCCTGCAAACTGTAACCGGTTCTGCCGAGCTCATGCAAACCTCCGGTGAAGATGCCGACACCCTGCGTGCCAACGTTACATCCAAAGGCGGAACCACTGCCGCTGCAATCAATGTGCTTGAAACGCAGGGCGTAAAAGAAGCCATTATCGAAGCACTGCTCGCCGCACAAAAACGATCTGCGGAGCTTTCTGCATCCTGA
- a CDS encoding SHOCT domain-containing protein, whose protein sequence is MNKKTIQNIISTAGVVFILTACTHPLAIKNLNMYRAGAMETPLEQPLRLGIREKHYQQDTRQLARNFIIDLSRYNIQATTAINVDNSNVDVIATFNMHPQYRGSGLNFLISWPGFLIFTPAWNGYIYTVEYDVQVDLTDAQTGQHIKSVHIPIELDVRHADMKRTWLAESGWWMPGWSVSALIGGIIHIGYDSDVTPLVQEKSMPVLSDFIAQEVAEGLHGYTKSKSVSVPKTTGEPVDAKLQKLTELKNQGLLTEDEYNAKRQEIINAL, encoded by the coding sequence ATGAACAAAAAAACGATTCAAAACATCATCAGTACAGCTGGCGTAGTGTTTATTTTAACCGCTTGCACTCATCCGCTAGCTATAAAAAATTTGAATATGTATCGTGCCGGCGCCATGGAAACACCGTTGGAACAGCCGTTGCGTCTGGGAATTCGTGAAAAACATTATCAGCAAGATACCAGACAGCTGGCACGGAATTTTATCATTGATCTCAGTCGATACAATATTCAGGCCACCACTGCAATTAATGTAGATAACAGCAATGTCGACGTCATAGCGACATTTAATATGCATCCTCAATATAGAGGTTCCGGCTTGAATTTCCTGATCAGCTGGCCGGGATTCTTGATCTTCACGCCGGCATGGAATGGATATATTTACACTGTCGAATATGATGTTCAGGTGGACTTAACCGATGCGCAAACCGGACAGCACATAAAATCCGTGCATATTCCGATTGAACTGGATGTCCGGCACGCCGATATGAAACGGACCTGGCTGGCAGAATCCGGCTGGTGGATGCCTGGGTGGTCAGTTTCAGCACTTATTGGAGGCATTATTCATATAGGGTATGACTCTGATGTTACGCCGCTGGTTCAGGAAAAATCTATGCCGGTATTGAGCGATTTCATTGCACAGGAAGTTGCCGAGGGGCTGCATGGCTATACGAAATCAAAGTCTGTGTCTGTTCCCAAAACCACCGGAGAACCGGTAGATGCAAAGCTGCAAAAACTCACCGAGTTAAAAAACCAGGGATTATTGACCGAAGATGAGTACAACGCCAAACGGCAGGAAATCATCAACGCGCTGTAA
- a CDS encoding CNNM domain-containing protein — protein sequence MTLWWTVFFIAVLFAGSAYFSGIETGGYTVNRIRLRFRAENQDKAAKWLQAGLSDSYRFIFTVLIGNNIVNYLLSRKVTQLYLGAGVGQDGRLLFGFLPWSAEFAATLTLMLPVFFLGELIPKEIFRRRADSLMYRVSGLLLFIETLFSPLTELLKRLFVILTGEGDAQGLTLSLQSFREYFLDKKHSSVLSRHQHGMIDNVIAMQRIAVRDIMKPVSAMPALNENATVAETIDVFKKIKGEQIVVFRETKNNLTGFIDLLDIIAAGEKSEVPVKPFIRKIDRIAPDNSLARALRRLRAKKESVAIVTDRHSKTVGILHLNDVVHYIVG from the coding sequence ATGACACTCTGGTGGACTGTTTTTTTTATTGCCGTACTGTTCGCCGGCTCAGCTTATTTTTCCGGCATAGAAACCGGCGGTTACACCGTAAACCGCATTCGCTTGCGCTTTCGCGCAGAAAATCAGGACAAGGCTGCCAAATGGCTGCAGGCCGGGCTGTCCGATTCCTACCGTTTCATTTTTACCGTTCTGATCGGCAATAACATCGTAAATTATCTCCTTTCCCGTAAAGTCACGCAACTGTATCTCGGCGCCGGCGTCGGACAGGACGGACGTTTACTATTCGGATTTCTGCCGTGGTCAGCGGAATTCGCCGCAACACTGACATTAATGCTGCCGGTATTTTTTCTGGGTGAACTGATCCCGAAAGAAATTTTCCGGCGGCGTGCCGATTCTCTCATGTACCGTGTTTCCGGTCTGTTACTGTTCATAGAAACCCTTTTTTCCCCATTAACTGAATTGTTGAAACGTCTCTTTGTCATTTTGACCGGAGAAGGCGATGCACAGGGACTCACGTTGTCACTGCAAAGTTTTCGCGAATATTTTTTAGATAAAAAACACTCCTCTGTATTAAGTCGTCATCAGCACGGGATGATTGATAATGTCATCGCGATGCAGCGCATAGCCGTACGCGATATAATGAAGCCGGTTTCTGCCATGCCGGCGCTTAACGAAAATGCAACCGTCGCAGAGACAATTGATGTATTCAAGAAAATCAAAGGGGAACAAATCGTTGTATTCCGTGAAACAAAAAATAATCTGACCGGTTTTATAGACCTGCTGGATATCATTGCTGCCGGTGAAAAATCTGAAGTGCCGGTAAAACCGTTCATTCGAAAAATTGACCGCATTGCGCCGGATAACTCACTCGCCCGTGCATTGCGCCGGTTGCGTGCCAAAAAAGAATCCGTCGCTATTGTTACCGACCGGCATTCAAAGACCGTGGGAATTCTTCACCTGAACGATGTCGTACATTATATTGTTGGATAA
- a CDS encoding tetratricopeptide repeat protein, protein MSLFLGTLTVLPQSATQLGFSELVAAADFALQNKDPGTAVPLLKEIITRVGSLNDRSAKDSIQQARIQLSQALCDIGQWDEAEKYITEYLANEPVKDRISAQQILCRIARAMENWEVLQTTAQTMADDRTISLRNKETAEQFLLQAYFQLGKYEEALAMIPDALKRTKDQGNIRAYRLMHIRCLFEVGRSAEVIKALPVLFRGESRDDVTLNLTLLNIGDRLFDQQKYRAALAIYRLVLPKGDLLNRQQERLAEIEANTRDKDREWKITQLRAALETLQKIPDYDVHIAYRAAQIYAEQKRYWEAAVLFDHIYQKYPAREEGLSAFFQKTLLLYELKQYTEAIAISEDYLEKNRSGLYPRLICTRLMQHYLNDQEFDSALALLKYIDSWTPPKDEDERGQELTVRYLVSFAYFRMMEYDLAIDAFEKVTRVVPNTAEGMDARYWQGMCRLLQQKFEQAYDIFMKYRQDQPRAAFAPDSLFRAGVCRFGLEDYDHARTLFKEFIDTYPQDELIPDALAMYADLLGADGLLDEAVGLYKQAVDFSKERYPDAADNLKKQFSMSATYAVFQMATTLEVDAEAYKESKEFDKAAKKYEQLISQMEDYSKFFGADADWAQAVFWIGKAQLAQGDADKTVNAYLDAVIRYGDDPAQTGIASILFDLANIIKTKLNDDQRFAAEKTIYDALHDAAGRPTLKICLEVLTAELNGSQDELSRTLLAREKDLKVVPPAGLSLMCAALLETNDYSRAEEFFNVFAENYENSPFMKNACKLRAEDLYRQQKYDEALDVAMNALGLYGADPAIGWAQLMKGNIEVMRGEYEAAEKTYQLIFNVRAWRGPIAAEAMYRTGESWFLRGNYEKAFAFYQRTYLLYKAYDNGRWAADAYLRSAECLEKLGRPAAARNTYRAMLLDDYVRELPQSQTARDVLGPKETDELLAGNANTMESVGAEVAE, encoded by the coding sequence TTGAGTTTATTTCTGGGTACGCTGACGGTGCTGCCTCAAAGCGCGACACAACTGGGGTTTTCAGAACTGGTTGCGGCGGCTGATTTTGCCCTGCAGAATAAAGATCCCGGCACGGCGGTACCTTTATTGAAGGAAATTATCACTCGCGTGGGAAGTTTGAACGACCGTTCTGCGAAAGACAGTATTCAACAGGCGCGAATTCAGCTTAGTCAGGCACTGTGTGATATCGGGCAGTGGGATGAAGCTGAGAAATATATCACTGAATATCTTGCGAATGAACCGGTAAAAGACCGGATTTCGGCGCAGCAGATTCTCTGCCGGATTGCTCGGGCCATGGAAAACTGGGAAGTGCTGCAGACGACCGCACAAACGATGGCGGATGACCGGACGATCAGTCTGCGTAATAAAGAAACAGCTGAACAGTTTCTGTTGCAGGCGTATTTTCAGCTTGGAAAATATGAAGAAGCGCTGGCGATGATCCCGGATGCGCTTAAACGCACCAAAGACCAGGGTAATATTCGCGCCTACCGGTTGATGCACATACGCTGCCTGTTTGAAGTCGGCAGGAGTGCTGAAGTGATTAAAGCGCTGCCGGTGCTGTTTCGCGGTGAATCGCGCGACGATGTTACGCTCAATTTGACCCTGTTGAATATCGGTGACCGCCTGTTCGATCAGCAAAAATATCGCGCAGCGCTGGCAATTTACCGTTTGGTTCTGCCGAAAGGCGATCTGCTCAACCGTCAGCAGGAACGTCTGGCGGAAATTGAAGCGAATACGCGCGACAAAGATCGCGAATGGAAGATTACACAGTTACGCGCCGCGCTGGAAACATTGCAGAAAATTCCGGATTATGATGTGCATATCGCGTATCGTGCCGCGCAGATTTATGCGGAGCAGAAACGTTATTGGGAAGCGGCCGTGCTATTCGATCATATTTATCAAAAATATCCGGCGCGCGAGGAAGGGCTTTCTGCTTTCTTTCAAAAAACTCTGCTGCTTTATGAATTAAAACAGTACACTGAAGCGATTGCAATCAGTGAAGATTATCTCGAAAAAAATAGATCCGGACTTTATCCGCGCCTGATCTGTACGCGCCTGATGCAGCACTACCTGAACGATCAAGAATTTGATTCTGCGCTGGCATTACTTAAATATATTGATAGCTGGACGCCGCCGAAAGATGAAGATGAACGCGGACAGGAATTGACCGTCCGTTACCTGGTCAGTTTCGCATATTTCCGGATGATGGAATACGACTTAGCGATTGATGCGTTTGAAAAAGTAACGCGGGTTGTGCCGAATACTGCCGAAGGAATGGATGCACGCTATTGGCAGGGAATGTGCCGTCTGCTGCAGCAGAAGTTTGAACAGGCATACGATATTTTCATGAAGTACCGGCAAGACCAGCCGCGTGCAGCGTTTGCACCGGATTCTCTGTTCCGCGCCGGCGTCTGCCGCTTCGGACTGGAAGATTATGATCATGCTCGCACGCTGTTTAAAGAGTTCATCGACACCTATCCGCAGGATGAACTGATTCCGGATGCGCTGGCGATGTATGCTGATCTGCTTGGTGCCGATGGGCTGCTGGACGAGGCGGTGGGTTTATATAAGCAGGCGGTCGATTTTTCTAAAGAGCGTTATCCGGACGCAGCAGACAATTTAAAGAAACAGTTTTCGATGTCTGCCACATACGCCGTGTTCCAGATGGCAACGACGCTGGAAGTGGACGCTGAGGCCTATAAAGAAAGCAAAGAGTTTGATAAAGCGGCAAAAAAATATGAGCAGTTGATTTCACAGATGGAAGATTATTCGAAGTTTTTCGGTGCGGATGCTGATTGGGCTCAAGCGGTTTTCTGGATTGGCAAAGCACAGCTTGCACAAGGTGATGCTGATAAAACGGTGAATGCCTATCTTGACGCGGTAATCCGTTACGGCGACGATCCGGCGCAAACCGGCATCGCATCAATTCTGTTTGATCTGGCGAATATTATAAAAACAAAATTAAATGATGATCAGCGCTTCGCCGCCGAAAAAACGATTTATGACGCACTGCATGATGCTGCCGGCAGGCCGACATTAAAAATCTGTCTGGAAGTTTTAACTGCGGAACTGAACGGTTCTCAGGATGAGCTCAGCCGTACGCTGCTGGCACGCGAAAAAGATCTGAAAGTGGTTCCGCCGGCAGGACTTTCGCTGATGTGTGCCGCACTGCTGGAAACAAATGATTATTCCCGTGCCGAAGAATTTTTTAATGTATTTGCGGAGAATTACGAAAATTCTCCGTTCATGAAAAATGCCTGTAAACTGCGCGCCGAAGATTTATACCGGCAGCAGAAATATGATGAGGCGCTGGATGTGGCGATGAACGCGCTCGGACTTTACGGCGCAGACCCGGCGATCGGCTGGGCGCAGTTGATGAAAGGCAATATTGAAGTGATGCGCGGCGAATATGAAGCTGCCGAAAAAACGTATCAGTTGATTTTTAATGTGCGTGCCTGGCGCGGTCCGATTGCCGCGGAAGCGATGTACCGCACCGGCGAAAGCTGGTTTTTACGCGGCAACTACGAAAAAGCGTTCGCCTTCTATCAGCGCACGTATTTGCTTTATAAAGCATACGACAATGGTCGCTGGGCGGCAGATGCGTATTTAAGGAGTGCTGAGTGTCTGGAAAAACTTGGACGTCCGGCCGCTGCACGCAATACATACCGTGCGATGCTGCTGGATGACTATGTACGTGAACTGCCGCAATCGCAGACAGCGCGCGATGTTCTCGGTCCGAAAGAAACTGATGAACTGCTCGCCGGTAACGCAAATACCATGGAATCTGTTGGAGCGGAGGTCGCAGAATGA
- a CDS encoding hemolysin family protein produces the protein MNFSFEQFLLVLLMIFLLVLSAVFSGTETALFSISVDVRRRLQQHRGTAGLLRVLSQEPSELLTALLFGNLIVNILFFCIGAALAGRAGSQTGGWIEWLFGMIILLAVILCGEIAPKAGGIHFPGTILRATALPVHIWFRIVKPFRWIVRKTLHLLHPGGNATAESTLNAGELRELLRAVQHEPGFGSQEKEILEDIVDLSDIRVREIMTPRVHVLRKPLEADMQEIIKTAAGKHFSRILIYRNGCEDDLIGYIRIRDIFLHSNPAGVSPEHFLHPLKFIPETRRAESLLKEMLTDEEGIAAVVDEYGGLSGIVTTEDLFAEIGGETAGDHENEIQKLDETTYRISGGLAVREWRDLFTGFLSGMEVRSLSFDTVGGLIISMLGRMPQEGDSVSLHNLYLTVESVKHRRVETVLLQLSSAGGAE, from the coding sequence GTGAATTTCAGTTTTGAACAGTTTTTGTTAGTTTTGTTGATGATATTCCTGCTTGTTTTATCGGCCGTATTTTCCGGAACAGAAACAGCACTGTTTTCCATTTCCGTCGATGTGCGCCGCCGGTTGCAGCAGCATCGCGGAACTGCCGGACTGTTACGTGTTCTCAGTCAAGAGCCGTCGGAACTGTTAACTGCACTGCTTTTTGGAAACCTCATTGTAAACATTCTGTTTTTTTGTATCGGCGCTGCACTGGCAGGGCGCGCCGGCAGCCAGACTGGCGGATGGATTGAATGGCTGTTTGGAATGATAATTCTGCTCGCCGTAATCCTCTGTGGTGAAATTGCGCCGAAAGCCGGCGGAATTCATTTCCCCGGCACGATTCTTCGCGCCACTGCATTGCCTGTCCATATATGGTTTCGCATTGTCAAGCCTTTCCGGTGGATTGTCCGGAAAACGCTTCATCTCTTACATCCCGGCGGAAACGCGACGGCGGAAAGCACACTAAATGCCGGCGAGCTGCGCGAACTGTTACGGGCGGTTCAACACGAACCGGGATTTGGAAGTCAGGAAAAGGAGATTCTCGAAGACATCGTAGACCTGTCTGACATTCGTGTGCGCGAGATTATGACTCCGCGTGTTCATGTTCTGCGTAAACCGCTAGAGGCTGATATGCAGGAGATAATTAAGACCGCAGCCGGAAAACATTTCAGCCGGATTTTAATTTACCGGAACGGCTGCGAAGACGATCTCATCGGATATATTCGCATCCGCGATATTTTTTTACACAGTAACCCCGCCGGAGTTTCACCGGAACATTTTTTGCATCCTTTAAAATTTATTCCTGAAACACGCCGCGCGGAATCTTTGTTGAAAGAAATGCTGACGGATGAAGAGGGTATTGCGGCAGTGGTTGATGAATACGGCGGACTGTCCGGAATCGTCACCACTGAAGATCTGTTCGCGGAAATCGGCGGTGAAACAGCCGGCGATCATGAAAATGAAATTCAAAAGCTGGACGAAACCACCTATCGTATTTCCGGCGGACTGGCCGTTCGCGAATGGAGAGATCTTTTCACCGGATTTCTTTCCGGTATGGAAGTCCGGAGTTTATCATTCGATACTGTCGGCGGTTTAATCATTTCCATGCTCGGGCGAATGCCGCAGGAAGGCGATTCTGTTTCTTTGCATAATCTTTATTTAACGGTTGAATCCGTAAAACACCGGCGCGTAGAAACGGTTCTGCTGCAGCTTAGTTCCGCCGGAGGTGCTGAATGA
- a CDS encoding MotA/TolQ/ExbB proton channel family protein — MKKKTAWIVMIVLSVASWIFAQEAVETAGPEKITFLDLIYQGGWTMIPLGLCSFGLIVFVVQNFISLREKTLLHKEMMPELLQMMVKGDVRKALEYCRSKPAMFTLVFGAGLERCMKDEVDYDKVKESIEEASIEQTTQLMKPIDYLSIIGAISPMLGLLGTVSGMIKAFHTMGSQGMGKPELLAANIGEALITTATGLIIAIPAMLFFFFFKKGFNKTLATLGRNVGFLFDALETGEMPLAFQDLTEQKHD; from the coding sequence ATGAAGAAAAAAACAGCGTGGATTGTTATGATTGTTTTGTCGGTTGCCTCATGGATATTTGCGCAGGAGGCTGTTGAAACTGCCGGCCCGGAAAAAATTACATTTCTGGATCTGATTTATCAGGGCGGCTGGACGATGATTCCGCTTGGACTGTGTTCTTTCGGGCTGATCGTTTTTGTCGTACAGAACTTTATTTCACTGCGGGAAAAAACGCTGTTGCATAAAGAAATGATGCCGGAACTTCTGCAGATGATGGTGAAGGGCGATGTGCGTAAAGCGCTGGAATACTGCCGCTCCAAACCGGCGATGTTTACACTCGTGTTCGGCGCCGGCCTGGAACGCTGTATGAAAGATGAAGTGGATTATGATAAAGTAAAAGAATCAATCGAAGAGGCTTCTATTGAACAGACAACGCAGTTAATGAAACCGATTGATTATCTTTCCATTATCGGCGCGATTTCGCCGATGCTCGGACTGCTTGGAACGGTATCCGGGATGATTAAAGCCTTCCATACAATGGGATCGCAGGGTATGGGTAAGCCGGAACTGCTCGCTGCCAATATCGGGGAGGCGCTCATCACAACAGCCACCGGCCTGATTATTGCAATTCCGGCGATGCTGTTCTTTTTCTTTTTCAAAAAAGGCTTTAATAAAACCCTTGCCACACTCGGCCGTAATGTCGGCTTCCTGTTCGATGCTCTTGAAACCGGCGAAATGCCGCTGGCGTTCCAGGATTTAACTGAACAGAAACATGATTAA
- a CDS encoding homoserine O-acetyltransferase produces the protein MNVETRFFTYDSLKLKSGAEFGPVTLAYETYGELNKARDNAILLFHALTGSQHAAGFNPAVPDTGTRWNTECRTGWWDGFVGPGKMIDTGKFFVICANYLGGCYGSTGPASVNPETGKPYGGKFPRIHLSDVVDSQLPLLNHFGIKTLYAVVGASLGGMLAANLLARYPEITCRAVEIACSIEPTTLIRAYNLEQILAIENDPNFRDGNYYDAEPPARGLALARMISHKTFVSLDFIEERAQNRWEQEYDEFSWYKVHTPLESYILHQGRKLVRRFDANSYLQFIAAWSDYHLLRDTGAPDYRTLFAPCRHQQHLLFTIDSDYCFYPEEQEFYRRRLEESGVPVTHVTVHSDKGHDSFLLEPHLYEKYIRELLNS, from the coding sequence ATGAATGTTGAAACCAGATTTTTTACTTACGATTCACTGAAGCTGAAAAGCGGTGCGGAATTTGGTCCGGTTACGCTGGCGTATGAGACATACGGCGAACTGAACAAAGCGCGCGACAATGCGATTCTGCTGTTTCATGCACTCACCGGATCGCAGCATGCCGCCGGATTTAATCCGGCGGTGCCGGACACCGGCACGCGCTGGAATACCGAATGCCGGACCGGCTGGTGGGACGGCTTTGTCGGTCCCGGAAAAATGATTGATACCGGTAAGTTTTTTGTTATCTGCGCAAATTATCTCGGCGGCTGCTATGGATCCACCGGACCGGCGTCCGTCAATCCGGAAACCGGCAAGCCGTACGGCGGGAAATTCCCGCGCATTCATCTCAGTGATGTTGTCGACTCTCAACTGCCGCTGCTAAACCATTTCGGCATCAAAACGCTGTACGCCGTTGTCGGCGCGTCGCTCGGCGGAATGCTGGCGGCCAATCTGCTCGCACGCTATCCTGAAATCACCTGCCGCGCAGTTGAAATTGCATGCAGCATTGAGCCGACTACACTCATCCGTGCCTACAATCTCGAACAGATTCTTGCGATTGAAAATGATCCGAATTTCCGCGACGGCAACTATTATGATGCCGAACCGCCGGCGCGTGGACTCGCCCTCGCCCGTATGATTTCGCACAAAACATTTGTCTCGCTCGATTTCATTGAAGAGCGCGCACAAAACCGGTGGGAACAGGAATACGACGAATTTTCGTGGTATAAAGTCCACACGCCGCTTGAATCATATATTCTGCACCAGGGGCGTAAACTCGTCCGGCGCTTCGATGCCAACAGCTATCTGCAGTTCATTGCCGCGTGGTCGGATTATCATCTGCTGCGCGATACCGGCGCGCCGGATTACAGGACGCTGTTTGCGCCGTGCCGGCATCAGCAGCATCTGCTTTTCACGATCGACAGCGATTACTGTTTCTATCCTGAAGAACAGGAATTCTACCGGCGACGTCTGGAAGAAAGCGGCGTACCGGTAACGCATGTCACGGTGCATTCCGACAAAGGACATGACTCTTTCCTGCTTGAGCCTCACCTTTATGAAAAATATATCCGTGAACTGCTGAACAGTTGA
- a CDS encoding biopolymer transporter ExbD translates to MKLKLIDDENVDIDMSPMIDMVFLLLIFFIVAAAAVDLDKPKNIEIPPASQAKVAEDVTGRLTISVAENGQLYIGAIPVTMDELKERVTEELGTDPELRLFIRADENVPYRVNKELMVACAEIGAVNLIYAAFEE, encoded by the coding sequence ATGAAACTGAAACTTATAGATGATGAAAATGTTGATATCGACATGTCGCCGATGATCGACATGGTTTTTCTGCTGCTCATCTTTTTTATTGTTGCAGCAGCGGCGGTAGATTTGGATAAACCGAAAAATATTGAAATTCCGCCGGCCAGCCAGGCGAAAGTTGCTGAGGATGTTACCGGACGACTCACCATTTCCGTGGCTGAAAACGGACAGCTTTATATCGGCGCGATTCCGGTGACGATGGACGAATTAAAAGAACGGGTGACGGAGGAACTGGGCACAGACCCGGAACTGCGGCTCTTCATTCGTGCGGATGAAAACGTACCGTACCGCGTCAATAAAGAATTAATGGTTGCCTGTGCTGAAATCGGCGCGGTCAATCTGATTTATGCGGCGTTTGAGGAATAA
- a CDS encoding aminotransferase class I/II-fold pyridoxal phosphate-dependent enzyme produces MSEKRKNETLALHAGYSAEPTTASCAVPIYRTSAYVFKNTEHAANLFALAELGNIYTRLTNPTTDVLEKRIAALEGGAGALAVASGTTAIFYSIINLAKAGDEIVSSNNLYGGTYAQFNDILPQLGIKVEFVDPSVPENFAAAITDKTKAIYTETIGNPSLDVSDIPAIAKIAHEHSLPLIVDSTFTTPALLKPIEHGADIVVHSLTKWLGGHGNGIGGVVIDAGKFNWNSGRHPLFSEPDGSYHGIRFATDLPPELAPLAYILRMRLTPLRNLGACIAPDSSWQFLQGIETLSLRMERHSRNSLAVAEFLEQQPEVAWVHYPGLKSHPSHAVAKRLLNNGFGGVVVVELKGGENDGRKFIEKLKLFLHLANVGDAKSLAIHPATTTHAQLTPEQQRACGITPGLVRLSIGIENIDDIIDDLKQALK; encoded by the coding sequence ATGAGTGAAAAACGTAAAAATGAAACACTGGCGCTGCACGCCGGTTATTCTGCTGAACCGACTACCGCAAGCTGCGCTGTACCGATATACCGCACGAGTGCGTATGTTTTTAAAAACACGGAACATGCCGCCAATCTGTTTGCGTTGGCGGAACTGGGTAATATTTACACGCGGCTGACAAATCCGACGACGGATGTACTTGAAAAACGCATTGCGGCACTCGAAGGCGGCGCCGGCGCGCTGGCGGTGGCATCCGGTACAACGGCAATTTTCTACAGCATTATCAATCTCGCCAAAGCCGGCGACGAGATCGTTTCGTCGAACAATCTTTACGGCGGAACGTATGCGCAGTTTAACGACATTCTGCCGCAACTCGGCATCAAGGTGGAATTCGTTGATCCTTCCGTGCCGGAAAACTTTGCGGCGGCGATTACGGATAAAACGAAAGCGATTTACACGGAGACAATCGGCAATCCGTCGCTCGACGTTTCAGATATTCCGGCGATTGCAAAAATTGCGCATGAACATAGTCTGCCGCTGATTGTCGACAGCACCTTCACCACGCCGGCACTGCTCAAACCGATCGAACACGGCGCCGACATTGTGGTGCACTCATTGACAAAATGGCTCGGCGGACACGGCAATGGAATCGGCGGTGTTGTGATTGATGCCGGCAAATTTAACTGGAACTCCGGCAGACATCCCCTGTTCTCAGAGCCGGACGGAAGTTATCACGGCATCCGTTTTGCCACCGATCTGCCGCCGGAACTCGCACCGCTGGCGTACATCCTGCGGATGAGGCTGACACCGCTGCGTAATCTCGGAGCGTGCATTGCGCCGGACAGTTCGTGGCAGTTTCTGCAGGGCATTGAAACGCTGAGTTTGCGGATGGAGCGGCACAGCAGGAATTCGCTGGCGGTCGCTGAATTTCTGGAACAGCAGCCGGAGGTTGCGTGGGTCCACTATCCGGGACTCAAAAGCCATCCGTCGCACGCTGTTGCCAAACGGCTGTTGAACAACGGATTCGGCGGTGTGGTGGTGGTCGAACTGAAAGGCGGCGAAAACGACGGCCGGAAATTCATAGAAAAGCTGAAGCTGTTTTTACACCTCGCAAATGTAGGTGATGCAAAAAGCCTGGCAATTCATCCAGCAACCACTACGCATGCGCAGCTCACACCGGAGCAGCAGCGTGCCTGCGGCATTACACCGGGACTCGTCCGCCTTTCCATTGGAATCGAAAATATTGACGATATCATTGACGATTTAAAGCAGGCCCTGAAATAA